GCTCCTAAATTCAGATTCAGAGTACTAGCGGAAGTCACGATCTCACATGTTACTTTGGATTTCCTGTTAACTATGTCACTTGTGTTTACTTGGAAGTGTTATTCTCCTGCATAGATTTTGTTGTATCTAATCACGAAGTGATCTTTGTTTTTTATGTTGATGTGTAGATTCCTAACTGGTTTGGAGATGTTCCACACGAGGCTACAAAACATAACCCTTTTCCCCTGCCTGAGGTTTACATGACGTCTCAGCAGAAAAATGTATGTCCTGATGGGGCACTTTGTATTACAACTTTTAGGTGATAATTGCGTTTGAGATTCTTTACTGACATGTTTCACAATTTgaatttctatatagtatcaaagCGCTGAAGAGATTAAGCAAGCTTTAAGGAATTTGCGACTCGAGGATAATAAGAAACGGGAGTTATCAAATGCCTTGCATCTATACTTCAAGGATTGGTTGTatggtaatatatttttttaGTTCTGTTTATTTCGCTTAATAAATTTGGAAACTTTATGAACCACATAACCAGTTACTTGGATGCTTTATGATAAGAAGAGTGAGCTTCTGTTACCCACTTATAATGTGGGTGGGTGAAGTTCACGTCCACGATTGATTTTATCAATTTGTTTTCGAAAATCATGGATGAAGTAGCCTGTGCTTTCTTACGTGATTAGTCATCCGTAGAGGCTATGCATGTTGATCTACATTAAATGAATAGCTAAGGCTGAGCCATTTGTTTTTGCCGTTAAAAACCTCTCGTTGTTGTTCACTTTAAACACAATGCAGGTGTATTGGGGGGATCTGACCTCAATAACTATCTAACAGTATATTTATTTTCGATATCGCAGCATCCGGAAATATCCGCCAGCTTTACTGCCTACAAGGTGACTAACTTTTGCTAGGATTACTGCACTTGAAGAGGCTCTTCGGAGAGGTTGTATATTTGTCTTTGTTGTTCTCGATGTCAGTTATCTGTTGCGAACCCCGATTTCTTTTTCCTCTAGAGTATTGAAGAAAACTGTACCAATTTTGTGTTATCTTTTTCCTCTCGAGTGTTAAAGAAAACAGTACCAATCTTGTGTTACGCGCAGTACTGTACATATGTGTTTGTTCAGGATCTTTATTAGTTGCAATCGGAAATAAATGTCCTTGATTGACTAAAATGTATCCCATTTTACCGAGTAAATTGACTAGCTTGCCAAGCTTTTTTATTTGTTGGCACGAATAATCACCTATTTAAACCAAATCTGGTAGTTCAGACAAAATCTCAACTTAGGTCATTTGGATTAGTCGgtcttttcctgtttaagaatGCTGTTGTTATTATCAGTTGCACTTGCATACCATCTCTATAGCATGCTGTGCTGCGTAAATTTGAATATATGGCCTAAAATTTACCTCTTAATCTCCAACTCAATTTACAATGTAGTAAACTGAAATGCTTAGTTAAACAGTGTGCTGCCTTTGGTGATATGTTTGTTGACAATAATTCATATTTTGCCGTCAGTTAATTACGTATGGCAACTCTTGGTTGATCAAAATAATGTTGATGCACTTGTAGCCATATTTTACCTTCAATCACTTGATTATTCACGTCACAACTCTTGGTTGATGGAATAAATGTAAGAAAACCTACTATCGCTAAacaattaaactgtttttagcaGCTCCATAGCAACTCTTTGTTCTATATAATTCCTACAAATTTCTCGACAGATTATCCAGCTTTAAGGCAAAAGAAGGTCCTTAGCTCAATAGCAATTTGACCAGACTTTATTAACTCAAAACTTTCTCACATTAACTTTTGCTCCCTTCTTCATACCGGATTCAAGCATTGCTTCAAGAACTGCAATATCTCTTGCACCTTCAACAAAAGAACTGCGAGGTTCAGCTTCATGGTCACCCACGTCCTGCAAAAATTCATGGAGTGTGTCTTTTTATATAACTTCTAACTTGAAAGGACTcctagacatcaaaatttatACAGTACAAAACAACTAAATAATTTGTAAAGAAAAGgaataaatttattttttacAAGCATTTTAGTACCTAGAAAATTTACTTTCATTCAGGTGCAtggtttctctttcttttttgagagagagagagaatggaaCTAGTCTTGGTCTTGTCTAGTTCCCTTCCATACATGAAATTCCAAACCACAAAGAAAAAAATCCTCAAATCCTGCAAATTATCACATTTTGCTGGAAAAAGGAGTTTCATTATTTTTGTACCTTGAGGGTTGACTGAGAAATATCGTACACCAAAGCTTTTAATTCTTCATTAACCCCGCTAAATGGGTGAAAGGAGCTTTTGCATTGTCCATCAACTGTGTAATGCAAGACCTGCAAAAGCAATGAAATAGAAAGGTTATTGGTCTAAAAAGTTGATTTTTAAGGAACTGAGTTCTCGCAATCTGTAAACTATCAATATAATTTGCCAAAGTACGTTACTGTATGAATTCGCCATCCACCTCCATACACGGAATAAACAGAATACAATTGCTtttcttatctttatctttttctaTTTTAGATTTTACCGTGTAACCATGTCTGCCATCTTTGTTGCCACGCTCAACCTGCAGAGATCCTTTTGTGCCGACAACTTTCCAGAATATCTACGAGAAACACTTCAGTATAAGAGTGATGCATAAATATGGAGGTGATTTGACGATTGGGGACATACCTTGGGAGATCTTGACGATACGACCATTACAAACACCCCAGCGCAACCGTTTTCCAATTCACTGGAcaccaaacacaaattaaatTCCAACTTTCATGCCTAGTGTAACAAACATTTTATGAGGATACATTTTTTTCTGGGTTCAAAAACTTACAAAATAGAGGATATATTGTCCGGTGGAGGCAAAGTTGTATCTACATGAGAGGTTATAGCAGACACAGAGGTTACCTCACACCCAACCACCTGTTTAGTGAGAACAGAAGAAAAAAAGTCTCACAACCTCTACTCAAGCAATTGCTTTTTAGTTTTAGTGCCAACAAGTGAAGGTGCATGCACGCGCAAATTATATGATGCATATAGGGCTACATGGTAATGAGTGAAGAGCTCAGCTTGATCTAAATAATAAGCATATCATCCTCTAAAAAGCGGCTGACAATTCAATGCATATATATCCCGTGGAAAGTGTAATTAAATTTTGCGGTAAAGCTAGGAGTCACGAGACAAGAAAGCAATTTAGTGAAAAGTTGTGACATGAAAATAAGGTTAGTTTTTTGTGAAGGTACGGAATACAGATGAGAATACCAGCACAAAGGAAACGCATAATGTTTTTCTGATATGGTGGCTGATCAAGATACATGAAAATTCAGGAGCCTACCATTCTCAATCCTGCAATGTAATGTACTCCCATATCCAAAATGAAACCACCCTGAAAAAAAAAGCATGCAAAGTTATATTCTAAAGCGGAGGTTGAATGCATTCAAATTATTGACCTCTtatataaaacaacaagaaaaaatttGTTGTGCTCCCAACTGAAGGTTGAGGTTGAGTCTAATTGTCTACATCCAATCATCCAAGGGATGAGACTTCAACCGTGCCCTTGAGGTATGTCACTTGTACTTGTACATGGTATACCATAGAAAAGACGTCAATAATAGCTCATAGTGAGCCTCAAAGACCATGCTAATGAATGTGCAACAGAATATCTTTTTTTCATTGATGGAGACAATGTCTAAGATGCTTATACTACTAATATTACGCTGAAACTTCGCTTAATTGTAATAATGACATGAATCTTTGCAtttattttttttcactttttcatCACTTCAGCGGAGTATGCTTGTACCTGCTTTTCACTGTTCTGATTATCTGTTCTGATTATTTAATAGGTTAAGAGATATCGGGTAACACATTTTACAAAGAGAGAGCTCGCATACTGTAAAATTGCGCCTCCAAGAACTTGAGAAGTAAGGATTTGAACTGGTCATCGATCCCTCAACCATTATTTGAACGCTCATCATGTCACCAATTTCTTTCAGAAGGTTCTTGCACTGTAAATATCCGGTAATCGTCATCTTGATAGGCAAGGCTAAAAATACGTAAAAACATAACAAACAGCAATAGCAACAGCTGAAACATGGTGCACAGATATACCTCCACAAAAGCAGGCTCAAACCGATAATTTTCTCCAACAGCCCATATGGGTCGATGAGAAAGAGAATTGGCACCCAAAGATTTGTAGTGTGAGATTGCAGTCTCAGCCTCACTAACAGCTGTATAACTCAAAAGGGCATATAACTTATCACAAATTCGAGTAATATCATTTTTAGAAAGAAAATGAACAATCATTAAGAattgatctattttgatgataAAGTATGATCTCACTTACAGGATGCAGCTGGTTTCTCTTCAGATCCACAATATCAATCAGGAAATGCAGGCGCAAGGAGGTAAAAACAGAGAGAGACATTTAGTAATTCACACATTACACATACAGAATCATGGAAACCTGAGAATGGTGTGTGTGTGTGAGAAGTTGATTTTACTTCATCGGTTCTGATGTGTTTCTACTATATCTTCTACGTAATAAATAAGTAAAACCCTCACAACCTATGACATACTGGAATGAAACAAGATAATACAGCCATAACATAGTCTTCACCTTGGAAAACATGCTTCCCTGCCTTTAGCATCCTCAATGACATGTCAACCTGCATATAATATATCCTTCTGTTAATTGAGAATCCTTAGTTGGCTATAGAATGGGGGAATGTGCATTGTCATCAAGAAGCTTCTGAAAGGTCTCTTGAAACCGCGAATGTTGGCCTGTCCTAGACCTATGGTAGCTTGTGTCTAATTTCTTTTGTATACTTCGTGATTCAGTAAAAAACAGGAGCTAAAATTGTAGGTTCTAT
This portion of the Papaver somniferum cultivar HN1 chromosome 11, ASM357369v1, whole genome shotgun sequence genome encodes:
- the LOC113322189 gene encoding uncharacterized protein YMR315W-like, translated to MAQRPQIAVLGAGIFVRTQYLPRLYEISDIMILKTIWSRTEESAKAAVDLARQNFPEIECKWGDAGLEDIIKDTSISGVAVVLTGQIQVDMSLRMLKAGKHVFQEKPAASSVSEAETAISHYKSLGANSLSHRPIWAVGENYRFEPAFVECKNLLKEIGDMMSVQIMVEGSMTSSNPYFSSSWRRNFTGGFILDMGVHYIAGLRMVVGCEVTSVSAITSHVDTTLPPPDNISSIFELENGCAGVFVMVVSSRSPKIFWKVVGTKGSLQVERGNKDGRHGYTVLHYTVDGQCKSSFHPFSGVNEELKALVYDISQSTLKDVGDHEAEPRSSFVEGARDIAVLEAMLESGMKKGAKVNVRKF